In the Muricauda sp. MAR_2010_75 genome, one interval contains:
- a CDS encoding YigZ family protein — MQKEDVYKTIVKPSEEILYKDRKSKFFAQAFPIASEEEVKPIVEELRKKHHTANHVCYAWQLGEQDRSYRANDDGEPNNSAGMPIYGQIQSFDVTNVLVTVTRIFGGTKLGVGGLIQAYRTAAQMAFEDAKIVERVVESRFKLQFGYPEMDKVMRTIKQKNLNIISQKMEMDCELVISVRLSEAVETHQLFEEMQDVGIMKKGNG, encoded by the coding sequence ATGCAAAAAGAAGATGTCTATAAAACCATTGTTAAACCTTCAGAAGAAATCCTGTACAAGGACCGGAAAAGTAAATTCTTCGCCCAAGCCTTTCCCATTGCTTCAGAGGAAGAGGTAAAACCAATTGTTGAAGAACTTCGGAAGAAACACCATACCGCCAACCATGTCTGCTATGCTTGGCAGTTGGGGGAACAAGATCGTTCCTACCGCGCCAATGATGATGGGGAGCCCAACAATTCGGCTGGAATGCCCATTTATGGGCAAATTCAATCTTTTGATGTGACGAATGTACTGGTAACCGTTACCCGAATCTTTGGTGGTACCAAATTAGGGGTCGGCGGCCTGATTCAGGCCTACCGTACTGCGGCCCAAATGGCCTTCGAAGATGCCAAGATTGTGGAACGAGTAGTTGAATCCCGATTCAAACTTCAATTTGGATATCCAGAAATGGACAAGGTGATGCGAACGATCAAACAAAAAAATTTGAACATCATATCCCAAAAAATGGAAATGGATTGTGAGTTGGTCATTTCGGTACGGTTAAGCGAAGCAGTTGAGACGCATCAATTGTTTGAGGAAATGCAGGATGTAGGTATTATGAAGAAAGGGAATGGGTGA
- a CDS encoding EamA family transporter, with protein sequence MIALALSVLSSTLIFVVFKLYDVYKVQTLYAIVVNYMVACITGFFLYEGSVEVRQLVNTSWFWGPILMGVLFITIFNLMAKTAQVAGVSVASVATKMSLVIPVIFGIWLYNESLTWIQVIGITLALVAVYLASLKEKHIVINRKDLLLPFLVFLGSGIIDTSIKYFEELHLTDEDVPIFSSMIFGCAALSGVLFIGIRSKKKPLKINFKNILGGIALGVPNYFSIYFIIRALRSDLLSSAAIFTLNNVAIVMLSTLMGILLFKEKLSPKNWGGVALAILSIILVALF encoded by the coding sequence ATGATAGCCCTGGCCCTTAGCGTTCTTAGTTCCACCCTAATTTTTGTAGTCTTTAAACTGTACGATGTATACAAGGTGCAAACGCTATATGCCATTGTCGTCAATTATATGGTGGCCTGCATCACTGGTTTTTTCCTCTATGAAGGTTCTGTAGAAGTACGTCAATTGGTGAACACCTCATGGTTTTGGGGGCCTATTTTAATGGGGGTTCTTTTTATTACGATTTTCAACCTTATGGCCAAGACCGCCCAAGTGGCAGGAGTTTCAGTGGCCTCGGTGGCCACTAAAATGTCTTTGGTAATCCCAGTGATTTTTGGAATCTGGTTGTATAATGAAAGTTTAACCTGGATTCAGGTAATCGGGATTACATTAGCTTTGGTGGCTGTGTACTTGGCTTCATTAAAAGAAAAACATATCGTCATTAATCGAAAAGACCTGTTGCTTCCCTTTTTGGTGTTTCTGGGTTCGGGGATTATTGACACCAGCATCAAATATTTTGAGGAGCTGCACTTGACGGATGAGGATGTTCCCATTTTTTCATCCATGATTTTTGGTTGTGCTGCGTTATCGGGAGTTCTATTTATAGGTATACGTTCCAAAAAAAAACCGCTCAAAATCAACTTTAAGAACATTTTGGGCGGGATTGCATTAGGAGTTCCCAATTATTTTTCCATCTATTTTATTATTCGCGCCTTGCGTTCAGATTTGTTGAGCAGTGCGGCTATTTTTACCTTGAACAATGTGGCCATTGTCATGTTATCCACCCTAATGGGCATTTTGCTTTTTAAGGAAAAATTGAGTCCGAAAAACTGGGGCGGAGTGGCTTTGGCTATTTTGAGCATCATATTGGTAGCGCTATTCTAA